In Clupea harengus chromosome 1, Ch_v2.0.2, whole genome shotgun sequence, one DNA window encodes the following:
- the zgc:158803 gene encoding LUC7 domain-containing protein: protein MSAQAQMRAMLDQLMGTGRDGDSMRQRIKFTDERVCKSHLLNSCPHDILSGTRMDLGECEKVHDLALRADYEIASKQKEYFFELDAAEHLQSFIADCDRRTELAKKRLAETQEEISAEVAAKAERVHELNEEIGKLLARAEQLGGEGNVDEAQQVLEKVEKTKAMKKEAEDIYRNSMPASSFQQQKLRVCEVCSAYLGLHDNDRRLADHFGGKLHLGFIEIREKLDKLRKTVAEKQEQMRMRRREERDKEEQREREWEREREKEREKEREKERERASERERELERERDKRRTRSRSGDRYRDGSSSSRHSRRHQSSRSREEGGGGGGGGGGGGGGGGGGGEGGGRGGGGERDRDRDRDRRHRHRNKDRQRSRSHSHPHSKGKKKRSSRERSPQPRERGFSPSQEQMQESRGSGELPPRESERMMMMMDEEWTASPDVPRGREHSPSLERERRSSSEERESGEL from the exons ATGTCGGCTCAAGCGCAGATGAGGGCAATGCTGGACCAACTCATGGGTACTGGAAGGGATG GGGACAGCATGCGCCAAAGGATCAAGTTTACTGATGAGAGGGTCTGCAAGAGTCACCTGCTAAATTCATGCCCCCATGACATACTTTCGGGCACT AGAATGGACCTGGGAGAGTGTGAGAAGGTCCATGACTTGGCCCTCAGGGCAGACTATGAGATTGCCTCGAAACAGAAGGAGTATTTTTTTGAGCTGGAT GCAGCAGAACACCTGCAGTCATTCATAGCTGACTGTGACCGACGGACAGAGCTTGCCAAGAAACGTCTTGCAGAGACGCAAGAGGAGATCAGTGCTGAAGTTGCTGCAAAG GCAGAACGCGTGCATGAGCTGAATGAGGAGATTGGGAAGCTGCTGGCGCGAGCGGAGCAGCTGGGCGGGGAAGGGAATGTGGATGAGGCACAGCAGGTGTTGGAGAAGGTGGAAAAGACCAAAGCCATGAAGAAGGAGGCTGAG GATATTTACCGGAACTCCATGCCAGCCTCGAGCTTCCAGCAGCAGAAACTGAGAGTTTGTGAGGTGTGCAGTGCCTACCTCGGTCTCCATGACAATGACCGGCGACTGGCTGACCACTTTGGTGGAAAGCTGCATCTTGGATTTATTGAAATTCGTGAGAAGCTTGATAAGCTCAGG AAAACTGTTGCAGAGAAGCAGGAACAAATGAGGATGAGAAGACGGGAGGAGCGAGACAAAGAGGAGcaacgagagagggagtgggaacgagagcgggagaaagaacgagagaaggaaagggagaaagaaagagagcgagcaagcgagcgggagagagagcttGAGCGAGAAAGAGACAAGCGGAG aACAAGATCCAGAAGTGGGGACCGATACAG GGATGGAAGCAGTTCTTCCCGTCATTCAAGACGTCACCAGTCCTCTCGGTCGCGTGAggaaggcggaggaggaggaggaggaggaggaggaggaggaggaggcggcggcggcgggggggaagggggaggaagaggaggaggaggagagagggatcgagacagagacagagaccggaggcacaggcacaggaacAAGGACAGGCAGCGCTCACGCTCGCATTCCCACCCTCATTCCAAGGGCAAGAAGAAGAG GTCCTCCAGAGAGCGTTCTCCTCAGCCAAGAGAGAGGGGCTTCTCTCCAAGCCAGGAGCAGATGCAAGAGAGCAGGGGCTCGGGTGAGCTGCCTCCAAGGGAGTCcgagaggatgatgatgatgatggacgAGGAGTGGACAGCCTCACCGGACGTGCCCAGAGGCAGAGAGCACTCACCatccctggagagagagaggcgttcTAGTTCAGAGGAGCGCGAGTCTGGGGAGCTATAG